The genomic interval CTTCCAGAGCCCACCTGCCCCACGAATTCAATCGTCTTACCCATCTTTTCTAAGACCGGTAAAGCTTGATCAAACGCAGCTTGCTCCCCACCACACATAATCGTTAGGGTTCCTGCTTCAGCTCCCATTGGTCCACCACTTAAAGGAGCATCTAAAAACGAGCCGCCTTTTTGACGGACAACCTGGTCTTGCTTACGATTAAGTTCAGGTGACACCGTGCTAAAATCAAAGACTAGCTTATTGTTTAAGTCAGCTTGTACGATCCCATTTTCTCCAAAATATACGAGTTCAACAGAATCTAAGCTAGGTAGGCAGGTCATCACCATATCCACTTTTTCAGCTAAATCCTGTGGATGATTAGCTTCTTTAGCGCCCCAAGCAATTGCTTGTTCTATAGGCTGACGGCTCCTTGATACCACCCAGGTTTCATAGCCTGCATGAATAAGGTGCTTAACCATAGGTAAACCCATCGTCCCTAATCCTATATAACCTACTTTCACGATAAAGTCCTCCTATCCAAATTTAATTAGCTAGCGATACTAAACCTTTAAACTATATTTGGGTATATCTGATGAAAGTAAAAAGTTTTCCATAATCTCTTGATGTAGTTTAGGACTTGCTGCAAAAACGGTTGTGCGCTTGGCACTAATAGATAATGGTTGGTTATCAATTGTTGTCACCTTTGCCCCAACCTCTTCTAATATGGCTACTCCACCAGCATAATCCCATGGAGATAAGCGTAAGCTTACAGAGCCATCAAAGCGTCCACAGGCTACATAGGCTAGCTCTAAGGCTGCTGAGCCAACAGAACGTACTGCACGTGCATGCCTAACTAGCGATTGGAATCTTGCATGATCAAAAATTTCATTTGACGTAAGCCATAACGCATTTATCCCTAGAACAGATTCTTCTACTGTTGTTTCCGAAAGCAGGGGAAGTTTCTTACCATTATGATAAGCCCCTTCTCCTTTTTGTGCATAAAAGCATTCATCCTGTATTGGGTCATATATGATCCCAATCATAGGAGTACCTTTGACAAAAATGCCGATGGAGATGGAAAAATCCTTTTTTTGATGGACAAAGTTAGTGGTTCCATCAATCGGGTCTATAATCCATACCGTTTCCTTCTCAGGCTGGAATTCCTGTCCGGAAGCTATCCCCTCTTCCCCTAATATAAAATGTTTTGGGTAAAATTCATTAATTCTTTCAACAAAAAATTGTTCTATCGCTTTGTCTTTCTCTGTTACTAAATCTGCTGCAGATGTTTTATATTCTACAACAATCTGATCTTGAAGAGTTTCTCGTAATTGTCTTCCTGCCTCTAATGTCCATTCCTTAGCATGCTCAAATATCGCTTTAAAAGTTCCACTATTCAAATTATTTCCTCCTCTAAGGCACTCCTATATGCTTCTTTTCTTCTAATGTTACCACACTCTTTCGTGCCTGATAAGAACTACGCACCTAAGGCATAGTATTAGGATGATTTTCTATTTTAGAAAAGCTCTGAGATTATTACAAAGATAAATAAGTTGTCTAGTCCATTAAAATAAAAGTAGCGTCCCTTTCCAACCTTTTAGGGACGCTACCTATTGATCTATTTCATTTTGACAATCGTTCACCTTTGACCTCCGATAGAGTATGCTTCTAGCAACATCATTTCCTTGCTTAATTCCATTAGCCTTTGCTTACATATATCCATTTTTGGTATATCCTCATCAATCATGGCATCATGTAAATTAACTAACTCATAATCAATTTCCATCCGTAACACAGGAATTCTTCTTTCTGCATGATCCCTTTTAAACACTCCAATGACTTGTTCCATGGTTACGTCACTTCCTCTCTACTTTTAATATTCAGAAAATTTATTTGTTAATATATATTATTATGCATGGCTCCTTTTTGCAATAACAATTTTTACTTATTATTATTTTTTGTTATATTTATCTAGTACCCAGAATGATGGCGAACATAAACAAAAGGACAAACCTTCCTCATTAGAAAGGAGAATGAACAATGACATTTACAGGCTTTACTCAGCAGGATTTTGATGTTTTTCATATAGAAGGTTTAGATGAACGTATGGCAGCCTTAATTAAGCTAATTCGCCCTAAGCTTGAAGAACTAGGCACAAGGCTTCAGAAGCCCTTATCTGAGCTTGTAGGAGAGGAAATGTTTCCTCATGTGGCTAAGCATGCGCGGCGAACAGTCAATCCCCCTAACGATACCTGGGTAGCTTGGGCAAATAATAAACGTGGTTATAAGCAGCACCCCCACTTTCAAGTTGGTATGTGGGAGAGTCATCTATTTGTTTGGTTCGCTTTAATTTATGAATGTCCTACAAAACAGGATTTTGCAAAGGTTGCGCTTAAAGAAGCAGCCACTATTTATAAGCAAATCCCTGACAGCTTTGTTTGGTCTATTGATCATATGAGACCAGAGGCGATTCCCCAGTCTGAATTGAAACAGAAGGATGTAAAAGAAATGCTCATAAGATTGCGAGATGTCAAAAAAGCAGAGCTTCTTTGCGGCATTCATATTGATCGCCATGATCCCATTTTAACGGACGGAGCTGCTTTGGAGGATAAGATACTAGATACCTTTGAGCAGTTGAGTGCTCTATATAAATTATCTCTTCGTGTAAGGGTTTAATATTAAAGGTATTCATAAAGTCTAAGCATCGGTAAAAAGAAATAGTTTATTCCTATTATTTGTGCTTGCTTTCTTCCTTGATTTTGATATACTCATTTTTGTTTGTTTTAATTCTATAATACGTTTATATAGAAAGGTGGGGGAGAATTGTCTAAAACACTGAATCATCATGAGACTCCTCTTTTTACAGGTGTGACTAATCACGCCAAAAAGAATCCTATCCAATTTCATATTCCTGGTCATAAAAAAGGGGCAGGGATGAATCCTGATTTCCGGGAATTTATCGGTGAGAATGCCCTTTCCATTGACCTTATTAATATTGGTCCTTTGGATGACTTGCATCATCCAAAAGGAATGATTAAGGAGGCGCAGGAATTAGCTGCCGATGCTTTCGGCGCTGACTATACCTTTTTTAATGTGCAAGGGACAAGCGGAGCCATTATGACCATGATTCTATCTGTTTGTAGCCCTGGTGATAAAATTATCATTCCTAGAAACGTCCATAAATCCATTTCTACCGCTATCATTCTAGCTGGCGCTATTCCAGTATTTATTCATCCTGTGATGGACAAAAGACTAGGGATTGCTCATGGGATTACAACGTCAGCTGTGCGTACAGCCCTTGAACAGAACCCTGATGCGAAAGCTGTGCTTGTGATTAACCCTACTTATTTTGGTGTCGCCGCGAACCTTAAGGAAATTGTTGAAGTTGCGCACTCCTTTTCCGTACCAGTACTGGTTGATGAAGCCCATGGAGTGCATAT from Bacillus horti carries:
- a CDS encoding NAD(P)-dependent oxidoreductase; its protein translation is MKVGYIGLGTMGLPMVKHLIHAGYETWVVSRSRQPIEQAIAWGAKEANHPQDLAEKVDMVMTCLPSLDSVELVYFGENGIVQADLNNKLVFDFSTVSPELNRKQDQVVRQKGGSFLDAPLSGGPMGAEAGTLTIMCGGEQAAFDQALPVLEKMGKTIEFVGQVGSGSVVKLLNNMLVGIHTAALSEAFVMGAKAGINPALIHKIIKASTGHSFMIDRTIDLIQDRDFKQRFMVDLLHKDMKLATELATELEVNADLGKLAEEIIAEVTARGYGKQDISAIIRLLEEDSGVEVHRKA
- a CDS encoding YktB family protein, whose product is MTFTGFTQQDFDVFHIEGLDERMAALIKLIRPKLEELGTRLQKPLSELVGEEMFPHVAKHARRTVNPPNDTWVAWANNKRGYKQHPHFQVGMWESHLFVWFALIYECPTKQDFAKVALKEAATIYKQIPDSFVWSIDHMRPEAIPQSELKQKDVKEMLIRLRDVKKAELLCGIHIDRHDPILTDGAALEDKILDTFEQLSALYKLSLRVRV
- a CDS encoding inositol monophosphatase family protein; the protein is MNSGTFKAIFEHAKEWTLEAGRQLRETLQDQIVVEYKTSAADLVTEKDKAIEQFFVERINEFYPKHFILGEEGIASGQEFQPEKETVWIIDPIDGTTNFVHQKKDFSISIGIFVKGTPMIGIIYDPIQDECFYAQKGEGAYHNGKKLPLLSETTVEESVLGINALWLTSNEIFDHARFQSLVRHARAVRSVGSAALELAYVACGRFDGSVSLRLSPWDYAGGVAILEEVGAKVTTIDNQPLSISAKRTTVFAASPKLHQEIMENFLLSSDIPKYSLKV